Genomic segment of Citrus sinensis cultivar Valencia sweet orange chromosome 7, DVS_A1.0, whole genome shotgun sequence:
AAATGGGCGATGAACATTTTGCACACGCACTTGCTCGCCACAATTTTATGATGACGACATTGGCTACTACAGGAGAGGCGCTACCTACCGTGAAAAATGTGACAAAATCACTTATTCAACAAAATCTCTCCGCAAATGCTCCAGAATCTTCCCTCCATCACTTTGTCTGTAATAATGCTCCCAACCTAGCAGTcttaagataatttaatttaataatgacAACACTACACATATACGGCCATCAATcatattcttaattttcaaattgtctCGAGTCCAAGTCCTATACAGGagtaatcatttttaaatagaataaatatCTCTCTAATAATTATGAGAGTAAATTTTTGggtatattataaatttatcttccAAGCAAATAGACTTCCAGCAGGCTTCGCTACAAATCTATGTATCTAGATTTTCAGTAgactttaaattataatttatttgtacatgtgaaaattcaaaaaaaaaaaattgaagtccccaaattatttatcaaagaaattgaagaatgTAATCATGTTTGATTCACTGTCTCCAgtaattgacttttttttcttttttggtaaATGAATTTGAACTATTATGTGTTTGGGATGAAATTCAACTTACTTAATATGTAAAAagaagggagaaaaaaaaaaattaacaagtcAGCAAGTGACGGCTGAAAACAGCAACGGGTGGGCAAAACGAAGGGAAGAAAATGAAGGTCCCGACgagtaataaaacaaaagtggCTGCGGCCCACAATCGGGTGCCACGTGGCAAGCATTCGACGGTTGATGCTTCTCCGTTGTCGCTGGCCCCCACTTTTGCTGTTGTTGTTTTCGCGCATGGATGGTGGGCAACGGCAAAAGAGGGGCTCTTCAGTCATCTCTCTTGCTCCTATAATAATAAGGCGACATCACAtttatcatttgaaaaaaaatttgatatattaaaaaaaaaaaaaaaaaaaagagagagagagagagagcaagagaaaaagagaagaggaAATCAACAAGGTGAGGCTAGGATTGCTTACCAATCCTCCCAAGGGGTAAACCCATCCAAAACCCTTATCTTATCATCTATCTAGCTAGCTAGCTCTCCTTTTAAAAGTGCTTCTAAATAAGCTCTTTTTCCTCTCCCTCCTGGCCGCTCTTCCTTTCTTTTACTCTCTTCGCATGGTTCATCGACAGtgccttattattattattattattaattcacgATTAGTGTTAGTGTTGTTGAAATTGGGTTCTTGAATTTGTGTCCTAAAAGTATAAGCTGCTTTTGAGGGAAGGGAAGATTAATATGGCTCCAAGGTCTGGAAGAGGCAAGTCCAATAAAGCCAAGGCggacaagaagaagaaagaagagaaaggtTTGAATTGTTAATCCTTTTTATTCACTTCTTTCATTGGAAAGTGCTTTTTGTAAAGTGCTTCCGCTTTCTAGCTTCCTTATGTTCATAGATTCTTTTGTTGTGCAGTAGTGCCCAGTGTTCTTGATATCACAATCATCACCCCATATGAATCACAAGTTATTCTCAAGGTATACATTTATACTTATTATTAATACTTTCTTGTTTTGCCCTCACCAGCTACGATTAGGATATTGTtttgtaaaactttataaatataaatgaattattaattaatcatcctttttttttgtttgattgaaaTTTGCTCAAAGGGCATCTCCACTGACAAGATACTTGATGTGAAAAAATTGTTGGCTTCCAATGTAGAAACTTGCCACCTCACAAATTATTCTCTCTCTCACGAggtacatatattttattatctctccccccttttttttattatatatgattatgaataatgatattaaacagtagatactttttttttcccaccttatttttatctgtttatttctttatgatattaatgcattattattattattttttgatcaGGTCAGGGGGCAGAGACTGAATGATAGAGTAGAGGTTGTTACTCTGAAGCCATGTTTGCTCAGAATGGTTGAAGGTAGGTGAAGCCCTCTCGTGTCAAATTttctgaattaaaaaaatctcatgCATGTGGATGTGGGtctcattttatttgtcatttttaattattaacatttaaatctttttagtTGTGCATTCATTGCCATACTATTTCAGTAAactatattcattttattgtatgtttgtaagattttttaattcgaaattatttttttaatattagtgaAAAAGACagattaaagtgaaaaaaattattgactaTATTAATTGactaaatacataaataaataaatgacagtattttattttttaacattaaaaaaaaaaaccaatttgATGCAGTCCACTTAGTCCTGCACACTCGGAACGTTACCATGCTTTTTAGAGCTGTACATTTTGGACTCAGCTGTCCTTGTCATTTCAAGTAAAAGTGGAAGCTGTCTCAAAAGTACAATAATAACGTGCATTTAAGTAACTGGCCTAAACTTCGGAAATTTCAAAAGTTACATTATACGCAGCTCATATCTGCgaccattattatttattagtttaatcattaaatgacaaaattttgCCAATCTTGAGGGGGTACTTAAAAATGCAAGCATCTCGTCCCTTGCCCGCTTCATAGATGCTCTTACTCACCCCCTCATCTCACTCGTGCAaaccaagaaaaaagaaagattattattttccatttattacacaaaaaacaataattccTTTTTATTGCTccatgtttattattttattctatttctcCAGAATCTCtctttatcaattaaatttatgatatagaTATTGAAGATTTGCTTAAATCAGAAAACTTGTTCATATTTCTGGTCAATATAATACATCCCTTAAAAGgtaaaaataggaaaaaaacaagaatgatgatttttttttttttgggttttgacTGTTTTAggcaataaagaaatattttgaatggGTCGGAGATTACAATGAATCTATACACttgtggaaattttttttaaggcatAAATAAGGGCAACTTGAgagcattttgttttttgtccgctatatatatttttatacaaCTGCCGCCTTAGATTGGGTGCATCACTTCATTATATAAtcagtaaaaattaattatataaatggaATCATTCTCTATTACAATTATTTGACTTCATGAAATAACAACTGATGTTTTTTACCACATTGTCAAAAGAGttcaacttttatttgaaaatacaccatataaaagaacaaataaaaataaaacaagagtACAccatagaaaagaaaaaaaataaaacaagttttAGAATTAGTAGATTAGAATTGTTATAAGAAAGAGTCGTCCCTATAACTTCAATAAGCTAGCCATGTTTCTGAAGTTTGTTTTACTACCCTTACCAAACTTTTTCTAGTTgctattcaaatttttttattttttatttttctagtcAAGCATACTTAATTGAACAGTCAATTCAATATGAAAACGATTTGTCGCTTTATGATCCTAATTTTCAACCAgccataaattttaatctattaaaaaaatattagttggTAGAAATGTAAACAGAAGTAAGAaggttagaattaataattttatcgtgaataattaatatgattagagtttaataaaattatatgtaaaGACTTATTTATagagtgaaaattttatttttttattattttttagtctttataattataatttaatctagaagtattttaattataaaaaatatttttaaaaataagtttgacGAATAGTTTAGtgcttataattattttctacttataattaagttaatatttaattgaaagaactaaaataataaaagaaaaaacctttGCCCGGCAATTCCttgttatttacatttttggCGCTGTCCTTGGCAGAGGACTACACCGAGGAATCTCAGGCCGTGGCACACCTGCGGCGGCTTCTCGACATCGTCGCGTGCACCACACGGTTCTCCAAGTCCAGAAACTCCCGATTGCCGCCATCGTCAGAGTCATGTGCCAAAAAGAACGGCAGTAGGCCCCACCAACCTTCACCAAACTCTGCCGCTCTGTCTGATGGAgcagcaacagcagcagcagataACCGAAGCGGGCCCCGCGCCACGTCATCGCCAGTTTCATCGGCGGTTTCTCCGAGTCTGGACATGGCGGCCATTCACCCGACGCCGAAACTCTCCGAGTTTTATGacttcttctctttctctcaccTCACTCCCCCCATCTTAAGTAAGCCTaatgttcatttatttatttgtcttcGTTTCTTACATGGTtgatcaaaaaaaaaaaaaaaagaaaagaaagaggaaaatgatataaatatatgtgatttatttgaatatgaaatttgtttattgattttaatttttaataattttgattttgaagatttgagAAAATGTGAACGCAAAGAAGGAGACAAGCGCGACGgtgattattttgaaattcaggTGCCATTTAATATAAAGTTCTGATTATTGTTGTTTGTTGTTTATGGACTAATTAATTGTAGAGTTATTCAACTCGTTATTTTTGCTGATGAATTGGCCAATGAGTGTTAAAGATTTAATAATCATTGTCtgctaattaataagaatGCATGGATTATTTTCATGTCTTTGTAAGTAATGTGAGTATTTGAAAGTGCGGGAAACTGTATTTTGTGCTTACAGATAAAAATCTGCAATGGAAAGCTTATACAAGTAGTTGCATCAGTAAAAGGGTTCTATACTTTGGGCAAGCAGTTTTTCCAAAGCAACTCCCTGGTGGATCTTCTGCAAAATCTCAGTCGAGCTTTTGCCAATGTGGGTACTCAATAGTTGAATCTAcagattatttttttcttttttacctgAATGCATCTTTTTTTCCTCCATAAATTCAATTAGCTTACCCATCAAttgttttgttaataattatggTCATTATGCGTGATGCAGGCATATGAATCCCTAATGAAAGCTTTTGTTGAACATAATAAGGTAACAATTTCTGTGCTGACATAGTTTATTACCAATTCAAATTCCAATTCAAATGTgattttaacttgattttactgATATAGTATATTCAATATCCTTCTTCAGTTTGGTAATCTTCCCTATGGATTTCGAGTTAATACATGGCTTGTACCTCCATCTGTTGCTGAGTCTCCATCAAATTTCCCATGCCTACCGGCAGAAGATGAGAATTGGGGTGGCAATGGCGGAGGCCAGGGAAGAGATGGAGAACGTGATTTACGACCGTGGGCGACGGAATTTGCTATACTGGCTAGGCTTCCTTGCAAAACTGAAGAGGAGAGGGTGGTTAGAGATCGGAAGGCCTTTTTGCTTCATAACCAATTTGTTGATGTCTCAATTTTTAAAGCTGTTGGATCAATACGCCGTctcattgattcaaatttaCACACTCAAGATACAATCAATGTCCAAAAGGGGGCAATCTTGCATGAAGATCGTGTGGGAGACTTGTCCATTACAGTAAAACGTGATACAGTAGATGCAAGCTTGAAGTCTGAGGTTCCTATTAAAGGAAATCAGTTATCTGGTACGTCTACTGCAGAAGTTGCTCAAAGGAATTTACTAAAAGGTGTTACTGCAGATGAGAGTGTAGTTGTTCACGTAAGTCGATTTCTCCTTTACTTCTTATGCTTACGTTCACAGACCACACACATAAAAGACATTCATCACAGCTGAAATTACTTACGTGGGCGGAATAATATAGCTCTACCTTTGTCAGGGAGTGATTTTTCTGTCGGATTAAGATGTTTCACTCTTTATCTGATATCTAGCATTTGATGATGGCCTAAAATACCCATCCTCTTCATTCTCTCTTTCTACACATTTATGAATGCACAAGAAAGTCAATTTTAGGTTCTTTCCTAAGAATCACTACTCGTTACTAACCTTATATATCTGGTTTAGCTTCATGAATCTTATGTTGCCATTCTGTTTGGTGACTCCCTATTCTGTTGAAATCACTTGATAGCAGGTCTTTCTACCCATTTTATCCATATCCCTCTGATTTTCTACTTGTAGTTTGCTCCAGCTTAATGTCATCAACCCTTTTTGGGGAAGCCTATTAACCTTGGTTGGGCATGCTTGTATTATATCAACTAGTGATACAATTGCTAAAGTTTTCAGCATGGTAGatcttgaaataaaattttcttgaaataTCTAGATTtatcttccttttctttttctctttcttttattttagtttcaaAGATTTTGTTATAAAGAGAACTGAAACAATATAGTTTTTGGCAGGATACCTCCTCATTGGGTACCGTCATTGTAAGACACTGTGGATACACCGCCGTAGTAAAGGTTGTTGGTGATGTGACGGAGAAGTTTGGCACACAAgatattgaaattgaagatCAACCTGATGGAGGAGCTAATTCTCTTAATATTAACAGGTCTGAAATTGTAACACAATGCTTCCTCTGTCGATTCCTCTTAGCACACAAAGACTAGGAAATCTACAGATGGAGAATGGCTGTaagatatgaaaaattatctttcaacCACTAACCGTTTTAAGCTATTCTGCAAGATATCTTAGAAATGCTAACTGGTACGAGCTTCTTTGCTTAGTGTCTATCACAGTTGAATTCATGATGCAGAGCATTGTTATTCTCCTTATTTTTACCAGATAGAACAGGATTGAAATGCTGGTGTTGGGGATTCTTAAGAAAGGATAGCACCTGCTCCTTTTTCTTCCTGTTTAGATGGGATCTAATCAGTAGGTGTCTGAACTCTTAAGGGGAGTTGATGTCAGATTTCTAAACCAGGTTTTCTTCAAGTGTTAAGTTTATGAATAggccaaagaaaagaaagctgaTATCTAGTTAGGGATATGTACTCCTCTTTCAGCATCCTATGGACCAGAAAATGGCTTTTCCTCcattaaaatatgtatgaGATTCTTCACTGTATGGGGATGCTTCACCTCTGCATAGTTGTAGACCACCTAAAAAATAACGAGTGGTTGCAGGAAACATTAAGTCATGGCTTTCACAATAATGGTTGAGTGTTTATAGTTATGTGCCTTGACATTGGTTTGTAATTgttatattaacaaaataaccAACAGACATCGTTGATGATGTTCAAATAAAGGATAAAGGGAAGTATAATTACAGTGGATGCTCAGTTGCTGAAATAGGTCATCAGCTTTTTGGATTGTGCTATTTCAGAAAGTATTTAGACCTTCTTTGGTGGATTCTGCCTTTGTTTCGTATACTCTTATATCTTTCTCCATTTAAGTTGTTCTGACAGGGTAAACTATTTATTGCAGCTTAAGGCTTGTACTTCAGAAGTCTTTCAGTGCTGAGTCAGCTAGAGGAGACCAGTCACCTCTGTGCAATTTGGATAATTCAGAAGCTCTTAGAAGTCTTGTACGAAGAGTTATTAAACAGAGTATAGCAAAGCTAGAGCTGGAGCCAACTGCGTCAGAAAGATCTATTAGATGGGAACTTGGTTCTTGTTGGGTGCAACATCTACAAAAGCAGGAAACCCCAACAGATACCAAGTCAACGAGGTCTGGGGATGATATTGAGACTGAACATGCTGTCAAAGGTCTTGGGaagcaatttaaatttttgaagaagAGGGAGAACAGACCTAACCTTGTTGGTAGCAATAATGAGGCTAACGAAGATGACAATGGACCGTGCAGCATGAATGTGGGAACTAATGGCAGACAGCAAAGCAATGGCGAGCTCAATTGTGAGATGGAATTGAAAAAACTAATTTCTGAAGAATCCTTCTTGCGATTGAAAGAAACTGGCACTGGCCTTCATTCAAAGGTTGCAAAAtctcaattttgttttgtatttcaACTGTAAAGTTTGCTActttttgtgttttcattATGGTAAAtttggtttgttttattttcataaggAATGActggtaaaattaatttcttgtgcAGGCAGTGGATGAGCTTATGAAAATGACATACAAATATTATGATGACATTGCTTTACCAAAGCTGgtactatttaatttatttagggccTTTGTTGCAGCCAATTTAGACGTGTGGGGATGGTTTATGGACTAATTTGCATTCTTTATTAGGTAACAGACTTTGGATCACTTGAACTTTCTCCGGTTGATGGCCGCACACTGACAGACTTTATGCATTTAAGGGGACTACAAATGCGCTCTTTAGGTCGCGTGGTGAGGAATTTctccctctctttctctctcagaCATGCAACCTATTCACCCGTGGAAATCGGAATAAACAAATGTTGTCTTTCTTTATGTAAACAAAGCCCCTAAGTTATCTTTCTATATGTAAACAATCTCCCCAAGTCTTTCTGGATTGAATTATCAATGTtcctttttgaaaattgtactACATGATAGAATTTTTGACATGGTGAACTTTTCCAAGATATTGAATTATTGTCGTCTTTAGATATTACTGTATGTTGTGTGACATacaatattttgagaaattgaCATGCTAATACTTGAAAGCCTGGTATTCTTCTTCTGTTGGTTCTAATCCCATTTACAAATTCAGGTTGAACTTGCAGAGAAGCTTCCTCACATACAATCACTTTGTATTCATGAGATGGTTACTCGAGCGTTCAAGCATGTACTTAAAGGAGTCATTGCATCTGTTGACTATTTATCAGACCTATCTGCAGCTATAGCTTCTTCcctaaatttcttatttggcTGTTGTGAGATGGAAGATGA
This window contains:
- the LOC112495972 gene encoding protein REDUCED CHLOROPLAST COVERAGE 3-like isoform X3 — its product is MAPRSGRGKSNKAKADKKKKEEKVVPSVLDITIITPYESQVILKGISTDKILDVKKLLASNVETCHLTNYSLSHEVRGQRLNDRVEVVTLKPCLLRMVEEDYTEESQAVAHLRRLLDIVACTTRFSKSRNSRLPPSSESCAKKNGSRPHQPSPNSAALSDGAATAAADNRSGPRATSSPVSSAVSPSLDMAAIHPTPKLSEFYDFFSFSHLTPPILNLRKCERKEGDKRDGDYFEIQIKICNGKLIQVVASVKGFYTLGKQFFQSNSLVDLLQNLSRAFANAYESLMKAFVEHNKFGNLPYGFRVNTWLVPPSVAESPSNFPCLPAEDENWGGNGGGQGRDGERDLRPWATEFAILARLPCKTEEERVVRDRKAFLLHNQFVDVSIFKAVGSIRRLIDSNLHTQDTINVQKGAILHEDRVGDLSITVKRDTVDASLKSEVPIKGNQLSGTSTAEVAQRNLLKGVTADESVVVHDTSSLGTVIVRHCGYTAVVKVVGDVTEKFGTQDIEIEDQPDGGANSLNINSLRLVLQKSFSAESARGDQSPLCNLDNSEALRSLVRRVIKQSIAKLELEPTASERSIRWELGSCWVQHLQKQETPTDTKSTRSGDDIETEHAVKGLGKQFKFLKKRENRPNLVGSNNEANEDDNGPCSMNVGTNGRQQSNGELNCEMELKKLISEESFLRLKETGTGLHSKAVDELMKMTYKYYDDIALPKLVTDFGSLELSPVDGRTLTDFMHLRGLQMRSLGRVVELAEKLPHIQSLCIHEMVTRAFKHVLKGVIASVDYLSDLSAAIASSLNFLFGCCEMEDDQSLNEDHILRLQWLRTFLGRRFGWYLKDEFQHLRKISILRGLCHKVGLELVPRDYDMECPNPFTRDDIVSMVPVCKHVGCTSADGRTLLESSKIALDKGKLEDAVNYGTKALARMIAVCGPYHRTTASAYSLLAVVLYHTGDFNQATIYQQKALDINERELGLDHPDTMKSYGDLSVFYYRLQHIELALKYVNRALFLLHFTCGLSHPNTAATYINVAMMEEGMGNVHLSLRYLHEALKCNQRLLGGDHIQTAASYHAIAIALSLMEAYSLSVQHEQTTLKILQAKLGLEDLRTQDAAAWLEYFESKALEQQEAARNGTPKPDASIASKGHLSVSDLLDYISPGQDSKRSEAHRKQRRAKNLLYLRLLLEFLVGQGRLSIREIIILT
- the LOC112495972 gene encoding protein REDUCED CHLOROPLAST COVERAGE 3-like isoform X2; protein product: MAPRSGRGKSNKAKADKKKKEEKVVPSVLDITIITPYESQVILKGISTDKILDVKKLLASNVETCHLTNYSLSHEVRGQRLNDRVEVVTLKPCLLRMVEEDYTEESQAVAHLRRLLDIVACTTRFSKSRNSRLPPSSESCAKKNGSRPHQPSPNSAALSDGAATAAADNRSGPRATSSPVSSAVSPSLDMAAIHPTPKLSEFYDFFSFSHLTPPILNLRKCERKEGDKRDGDYFEIQIKICNGKLIQVVASVKGFYTLGKQFFQSNSLVDLLQNLSRAFANAYESLMKAFVEHNKFGNLPYGFRVNTWLVPPSVAESPSNFPCLPAEDENWGGNGGGQGRDGERDLRPWATEFAILARLPCKTEEERVVRDRKAFLLHNQFVDVSIFKAVGSIRRLIDSNLHTQDTINVQKGAILHEDRVGDLSITVKRDTVDASLKSEVPIKGNQLSGTSTAEVAQRNLLKGVTADESVVVHDTSSLGTVIVRHCGYTAVVKVVGDVTEKFGTQDIEIEDQPDGGANSLNINSLRLVLQKSFSAESARGDQSPLCNLDNSEALRSLVRRVIKQSIAKLELEPTASERSIRWELGSCWVQHLQKQETPTDTKSTRSGDDIETEHAVKGLGKQFKFLKKRENRPNLVGSNNEANEDDNGPCSMNVGTNGRQQSNGELNCEMELKKLISEESFLRLKETGTGLHSKAVDELMKMTYKYYDDIALPKLVTDFGSLELSPVDGRTLTDFMHLRGLQMRSLGRVVELAEKLPHIQSLCIHEMVTRAFKHVLKGVIASVDYLSDLSAAIASSLNFLFGCCEMEDDQSLNEDHILRLQWLRTFLGRRFGWYLKDEFQHLRKISILRGLCHKVGLELVPRDYDMECPNPFTRDDIVSMVPVCKHVGCTSADGRTLLESSKIALDKGKLEDAVNYGTKALARMIAVCGPYHRTTASAYSLLAVVLYHTGDFNQATIYQQKALDINERELGLDHPDTMKSYGDLSVFYYRLQHIELALKYVNRALFLLHFTCGLSHPNTAATYINVAMMEEGMGNVHLSLRYLHEALKCNQRLLGGDHIQTAASYHAIAIALSLMEAYSLSVQHEQTTLKILQAKLGLEDLRTQDAAAWLEYFESKALEQQEAARNGTPKPDASIASKGHLSVSDLLDYISPGQDSKRSEAHRKQRRAKVMQIREKIHGAHHDMMVEDALPHDGLKKSMTIVESKTEEVMEDSVQPEEPEENDNITRYGPAISGEFVYETNSDEGWQEANPKGRSGNAAVRKLSRRRPFLTKLNVNGCEHSNLREKGNRREILSPAREKASRTTTTELTGMKDSIKLQAKASVSKVYASPPNLTAMASKSLSYKEVAVAPPGTVLKPLPEKPDEEIE